In Vespula vulgaris chromosome 19, iyVesVulg1.1, whole genome shotgun sequence, a single genomic region encodes these proteins:
- the LOC127070617 gene encoding RCC1 domain-containing protein 1 isoform X2, with protein MTNMALYYAGFNASPLFTEEEDIVIALDRFTKVPFSGVTNMEISWNYFLLWRDLELYIVGKVDSDDDKKPPELLKIPESSGRCKIVGAGKESIIISTTNNEIWQYRLYEKSWKKVPNFINASKELEEEYPIKISQGGCTVILTNLGRIFNIPILVEMPKRIKFVDFSCGFDHTIMLAANGDVYSMGMGTRGQLGHGDLEDCDEPQLIEALAGLNVVQVSAAGWHNAVVTDQGDLYTWGWNVNGELGIPKGDTKVVAIPTVINFTNDKEECIDMNVKKVQCGNTFTICMMDDRSFWGCGSNKYGQLGQSRQKVTSSTIFFKLDVPLDRKNIIDFKCEEWGTMISTKVISSVS; from the exons ATGAC aaatatggCGCTCTACTATGCCGGTTTCAACGCAAGTCCGTTATTTACTGAAGAAGAAGACATTGTTATAGCATTGGATCGATTCACAAAAGTTCCCTTTTCTGGTGTTACAAATATGGAGATTAGTTGGAACTACTTCCTTCTTTGGAGAGATTTGGAGTTATATATTGTCGGAAAAGTAGACAGTGACGACGACAAGAAACCACCAGAGTTGCTAAAAATTCCAGAATCATCCGGAAG ATGTAAAATCGTTGGTGCTGGAAAGGAAAGCATAATAATTTCAACAACTAATAATGAAATCTGGCAATACCGTCTTTACGAAAAATCTTGGAAGAAAGTTCCCAATTTTATCAATGCCAGCAAAGAATTGGAAGAAGAATATCCTATCAAAATATCACAAGGAGGGTGTACAGTAATTCTTACAAATTTAG gacgcatttttaatattcctatTTTGGTAGAAATGCCAAAAAGGATAAAGTTTGTAGATTTCTCCTGTGGTTTTGATCACACGATAATGTTGGCAGCAAATGGCGATGTTTATTCGATGGGTATGGGCAC CCGTGGACAGTTGGGACACGGTGATTTAGAAGACTGCGACGAACCGCAATTAATAGAGGCACTGGCTGGCCTAAACGTAGTGCAAGTATCTGCTGCTGGTTGGCATAACGCTGTTGTTACAGATCAG GGAGATCTTTACACTTGGGGATGGAACGTGAACGGAGAATTAGGCATACCAAAGGGAGACACCAAGGTCGTAGCAATTCCTACAGTCATCAATTTCACAAATGATAAAGAGGAGTGCATAGATATGAACGTAAAAAAAGTACAATGTGGAAATACTTTTACTATTTGTATGATGG ATGACAGGTCGTTCTGGGGTTGTGGTTCCAACAAATATGGACAGTTAGGACAATCACGGCAAAAAGTTACGAgttctacaattttttttaagttagaCGTTCCCTTggatcgtaaaaatataatagactTTAAATGCGAAGAATGGGGTACGATGATATCGACAAAAGTTATTTCTTCTGTGAGCTAA
- the LOC127070617 gene encoding RCC1 domain-containing protein 1 isoform X1: MIFTDININMALYYAGFNASPLFTEEEDIVIALDRFTKVPFSGVTNMEISWNYFLLWRDLELYIVGKVDSDDDKKPPELLKIPESSGRCKIVGAGKESIIISTTNNEIWQYRLYEKSWKKVPNFINASKELEEEYPIKISQGGCTVILTNLGRIFNIPILVEMPKRIKFVDFSCGFDHTIMLAANGDVYSMGMGTRGQLGHGDLEDCDEPQLIEALAGLNVVQVSAAGWHNAVVTDQGDLYTWGWNVNGELGIPKGDTKVVAIPTVINFTNDKEECIDMNVKKVQCGNTFTICMMDDRSFWGCGSNKYGQLGQSRQKVTSSTIFFKLDVPLDRKNIIDFKCEEWGTMISTKVISSVS; this comes from the exons ATGATATTTACggatattaatat aaatatggCGCTCTACTATGCCGGTTTCAACGCAAGTCCGTTATTTACTGAAGAAGAAGACATTGTTATAGCATTGGATCGATTCACAAAAGTTCCCTTTTCTGGTGTTACAAATATGGAGATTAGTTGGAACTACTTCCTTCTTTGGAGAGATTTGGAGTTATATATTGTCGGAAAAGTAGACAGTGACGACGACAAGAAACCACCAGAGTTGCTAAAAATTCCAGAATCATCCGGAAG ATGTAAAATCGTTGGTGCTGGAAAGGAAAGCATAATAATTTCAACAACTAATAATGAAATCTGGCAATACCGTCTTTACGAAAAATCTTGGAAGAAAGTTCCCAATTTTATCAATGCCAGCAAAGAATTGGAAGAAGAATATCCTATCAAAATATCACAAGGAGGGTGTACAGTAATTCTTACAAATTTAG gacgcatttttaatattcctatTTTGGTAGAAATGCCAAAAAGGATAAAGTTTGTAGATTTCTCCTGTGGTTTTGATCACACGATAATGTTGGCAGCAAATGGCGATGTTTATTCGATGGGTATGGGCAC CCGTGGACAGTTGGGACACGGTGATTTAGAAGACTGCGACGAACCGCAATTAATAGAGGCACTGGCTGGCCTAAACGTAGTGCAAGTATCTGCTGCTGGTTGGCATAACGCTGTTGTTACAGATCAG GGAGATCTTTACACTTGGGGATGGAACGTGAACGGAGAATTAGGCATACCAAAGGGAGACACCAAGGTCGTAGCAATTCCTACAGTCATCAATTTCACAAATGATAAAGAGGAGTGCATAGATATGAACGTAAAAAAAGTACAATGTGGAAATACTTTTACTATTTGTATGATGG ATGACAGGTCGTTCTGGGGTTGTGGTTCCAACAAATATGGACAGTTAGGACAATCACGGCAAAAAGTTACGAgttctacaattttttttaagttagaCGTTCCCTTggatcgtaaaaatataatagactTTAAATGCGAAGAATGGGGTACGATGATATCGACAAAAGTTATTTCTTCTGTGAGCTAA
- the LOC127070617 gene encoding RCC1 domain-containing protein 1 isoform X3 — protein MIFTDININMALYYAGFNASPLFTEEEDIVIALDRFTKVPFSGVTNMEISWNYFLLWRDLELYIVGKVDSDDDKKPPELLKIPESSGRCKIVGAGKESIIISTTNNEIWQYRLYEKSWKKVPNFINASKELEEEYPIKISQGGCTVILTNLGRIFNIPILVEMPKRIKFVDFSCGFDHTIMLAANGDVYSMGMGTRGQLGHGDLEDCDEPQLIEALAGLNVVQVSAAGWHNAVVTDQGDLYTWGWNVNGELGIPKGDTKVVAIPTVINFTNDKEECIDMNVKKVQCGNTFTICMMG, from the exons ATGATATTTACggatattaatat aaatatggCGCTCTACTATGCCGGTTTCAACGCAAGTCCGTTATTTACTGAAGAAGAAGACATTGTTATAGCATTGGATCGATTCACAAAAGTTCCCTTTTCTGGTGTTACAAATATGGAGATTAGTTGGAACTACTTCCTTCTTTGGAGAGATTTGGAGTTATATATTGTCGGAAAAGTAGACAGTGACGACGACAAGAAACCACCAGAGTTGCTAAAAATTCCAGAATCATCCGGAAG ATGTAAAATCGTTGGTGCTGGAAAGGAAAGCATAATAATTTCAACAACTAATAATGAAATCTGGCAATACCGTCTTTACGAAAAATCTTGGAAGAAAGTTCCCAATTTTATCAATGCCAGCAAAGAATTGGAAGAAGAATATCCTATCAAAATATCACAAGGAGGGTGTACAGTAATTCTTACAAATTTAG gacgcatttttaatattcctatTTTGGTAGAAATGCCAAAAAGGATAAAGTTTGTAGATTTCTCCTGTGGTTTTGATCACACGATAATGTTGGCAGCAAATGGCGATGTTTATTCGATGGGTATGGGCAC CCGTGGACAGTTGGGACACGGTGATTTAGAAGACTGCGACGAACCGCAATTAATAGAGGCACTGGCTGGCCTAAACGTAGTGCAAGTATCTGCTGCTGGTTGGCATAACGCTGTTGTTACAGATCAG GGAGATCTTTACACTTGGGGATGGAACGTGAACGGAGAATTAGGCATACCAAAGGGAGACACCAAGGTCGTAGCAATTCCTACAGTCATCAATTTCACAAATGATAAAGAGGAGTGCATAGATATGAACGTAAAAAAAGTACAATGTGGAAATACTTTTACTATTTGTATGATGGGTTG A
- the LOC127070612 gene encoding uncharacterized protein LOC127070612 isoform X2: MPRMMWLVSRTWLVFLLLAVGRCETEDERDISSAFIEAAKAFFTDRDAVGGLQNVANAFVQSDVGKQISDTLSGSGKSGEGGIDEMLLKVGGILANERNDQNDIFWSSLINTFSSMVGRTANNADDSKEEQSFSFESMIDIGKMLLGQQENREILLGLLPMIMDAFNNGGESTGFLKKHDHSGHSWFLPPILENLHVMWDHFSHSELGHAIWRKSGLSEFVAQMSDEKGSIEYEKILGSFENPSLRRRWIKLSTNFVAEWIAHVSDPSTRQRYLTTIQFIGNSFLKSQGYPRSVMFDANKPAESISRLLNVAARKHLNMKIDSSQYIGPAIAYIQELVNLASEKGFIMSRISARELSNKLSNTINNDIMEPILRSHRAYKWAIKHPQCASQILCTLNEKNENDVPMLRSTITKILSFPTAWIVSNQINVNFWMLYGSLMEHSGCIAKYPADCTSFHEEEIRVTTENIEHNEL; the protein is encoded by the exons atgccAAGGATGATGTGGCTAGTGTCTAGAACGTGGCTCGTCTTTCTTCTACTGGCAGTTGGTCGTTGCGAGACAGAGGACGAACGCGACATATCCAGCGCTTTTATCGAAGCTGCCAAGGCTTTTTTTACGGACAGAGATGCCGTTGGTGGACTTCAGAACGTAGCGAACGCTTTCGTACAATCGGATGTGGGCAAACag atCAGCGACACGCTGTCAGGAAGTGGCAAATCTGGTGAGGGCGGAATCGACGAGATGCTTCTGAAGGTCGGTGGTATCTtggcgaacgaacgaaatgatCAAAACGACATATTCTGGAGCTCCTTGATAAATACTTTCTCTTCGATGGTTGGAAGGACTGCCAACAATGCGGACGATAGCAAAGAAGAGCAGAGCTTCAGCTTCGAGAGCATGATTGATATCGGTAAAATGTTGTTAGGGCAACAGGAAAACCGCGAAATTCTTTTAGGTTTATTACCAATGATCATGGATGCTTTCAACAACGGCGGAGAATCAACAGGTTTCTTGAAGAAGCACGATCATTCCGGACACTCTTGGTTCTTACCACCCATATTGGAAAATCTTCATGTTATGTGGGATCACTTTAG TCATTCCGAGTTAGGTCATGCCATTTGGAGAAAGAGCGGCCTCTCAGAATTTGTCGCTCAAATGTCAGACGAGAAGGGTAGCATAGAGTACGAAAAGATTCTTGGCAGTTTTGAGAATCCTTCTTTACGCAGACGCTGGATCAAACTGTCGACGAATTTCGTAGCAGAATGGATCGCTCACGTGTCCGATCCATCGACGAGACAACGTTACTTGACGACTATCCAATTCATTGGCAACAGTTTCCTCAAATCTCAGGGCTATCCGAGATCTGTCATGTTCGACGCTAACAAACCGGCCGAGAGTATTTCCAG ATTGCTGAACGTTGCTGCGAGGAAACACTTGAATATGAAGATAGACAGCAGTCAATACATTGGACCAGCGATCGCTTATATTCAGGAACTGGTTAACTTAGCTTCCGAAAAAGGTTTCATAATGTCAAGAATAAGTGCCAGAGAACTCAGTAATAAGCTAAGCAATACGATCAATAACGATATCATGGAACCCATTCTAAGA TCTCATCGCGCATACAAATGGGCGATCAAACATCCACAATGTGCGAGTCAAATACTTTGTACTCTcaatgaaaagaatgaaaacgaCGTACCCATGTTACGTTCTACCATCACGAAAATCTTAAGCTTCCCAACGGCCTGGATCGTAAGTAATCAAATAAATGTCAACTTTTGGATGCTTTATGGATCTCTAATGGAGCACAGTGGATGTATC GCCAAATATCCAGCCGACTGTACGTCTTTTCACGAAGAAGAAATCAGAGTAACTACCGAAAATATAGAACACAACGAACTCTGA
- the LOC127070612 gene encoding uncharacterized protein LOC127070612 isoform X1 encodes MTSSRDREREMPRMMWLVSRTWLVFLLLAVGRCETEDERDISSAFIEAAKAFFTDRDAVGGLQNVANAFVQSDVGKQISDTLSGSGKSGEGGIDEMLLKVGGILANERNDQNDIFWSSLINTFSSMVGRTANNADDSKEEQSFSFESMIDIGKMLLGQQENREILLGLLPMIMDAFNNGGESTGFLKKHDHSGHSWFLPPILENLHVMWDHFSHSELGHAIWRKSGLSEFVAQMSDEKGSIEYEKILGSFENPSLRRRWIKLSTNFVAEWIAHVSDPSTRQRYLTTIQFIGNSFLKSQGYPRSVMFDANKPAESISRLLNVAARKHLNMKIDSSQYIGPAIAYIQELVNLASEKGFIMSRISARELSNKLSNTINNDIMEPILRSHRAYKWAIKHPQCASQILCTLNEKNENDVPMLRSTITKILSFPTAWIVSNQINVNFWMLYGSLMEHSGCIAKYPADCTSFHEEEIRVTTENIEHNEL; translated from the exons ATGACATCCTCTCGAG acagagaaagagagatgccAAGGATGATGTGGCTAGTGTCTAGAACGTGGCTCGTCTTTCTTCTACTGGCAGTTGGTCGTTGCGAGACAGAGGACGAACGCGACATATCCAGCGCTTTTATCGAAGCTGCCAAGGCTTTTTTTACGGACAGAGATGCCGTTGGTGGACTTCAGAACGTAGCGAACGCTTTCGTACAATCGGATGTGGGCAAACag atCAGCGACACGCTGTCAGGAAGTGGCAAATCTGGTGAGGGCGGAATCGACGAGATGCTTCTGAAGGTCGGTGGTATCTtggcgaacgaacgaaatgatCAAAACGACATATTCTGGAGCTCCTTGATAAATACTTTCTCTTCGATGGTTGGAAGGACTGCCAACAATGCGGACGATAGCAAAGAAGAGCAGAGCTTCAGCTTCGAGAGCATGATTGATATCGGTAAAATGTTGTTAGGGCAACAGGAAAACCGCGAAATTCTTTTAGGTTTATTACCAATGATCATGGATGCTTTCAACAACGGCGGAGAATCAACAGGTTTCTTGAAGAAGCACGATCATTCCGGACACTCTTGGTTCTTACCACCCATATTGGAAAATCTTCATGTTATGTGGGATCACTTTAG TCATTCCGAGTTAGGTCATGCCATTTGGAGAAAGAGCGGCCTCTCAGAATTTGTCGCTCAAATGTCAGACGAGAAGGGTAGCATAGAGTACGAAAAGATTCTTGGCAGTTTTGAGAATCCTTCTTTACGCAGACGCTGGATCAAACTGTCGACGAATTTCGTAGCAGAATGGATCGCTCACGTGTCCGATCCATCGACGAGACAACGTTACTTGACGACTATCCAATTCATTGGCAACAGTTTCCTCAAATCTCAGGGCTATCCGAGATCTGTCATGTTCGACGCTAACAAACCGGCCGAGAGTATTTCCAG ATTGCTGAACGTTGCTGCGAGGAAACACTTGAATATGAAGATAGACAGCAGTCAATACATTGGACCAGCGATCGCTTATATTCAGGAACTGGTTAACTTAGCTTCCGAAAAAGGTTTCATAATGTCAAGAATAAGTGCCAGAGAACTCAGTAATAAGCTAAGCAATACGATCAATAACGATATCATGGAACCCATTCTAAGA TCTCATCGCGCATACAAATGGGCGATCAAACATCCACAATGTGCGAGTCAAATACTTTGTACTCTcaatgaaaagaatgaaaacgaCGTACCCATGTTACGTTCTACCATCACGAAAATCTTAAGCTTCCCAACGGCCTGGATCGTAAGTAATCAAATAAATGTCAACTTTTGGATGCTTTATGGATCTCTAATGGAGCACAGTGGATGTATC GCCAAATATCCAGCCGACTGTACGTCTTTTCACGAAGAAGAAATCAGAGTAACTACCGAAAATATAGAACACAACGAACTCTGA
- the LOC127070880 gene encoding uncharacterized protein LOC127070880, whose amino-acid sequence MSTIGSQSLEVYRHCVDLDDTMDAFLMDLSSLVSISKLLLTRLNYRHTRSLLSSIVEDLSILEDSNQREIVMRYTTRGRIVSAAILYLGYASGMSFVFRTLPLHYVLPQKIDRNETYDVKVTSYFLSTYCVFDDQSGFWRAAILLLQTIQIFVNATSHCGNDGFFFGIAMHLCGQFEVLRMNFANLGSEENLSCKKIDALVRRHCHLIRLADNLEEAFNMIILIQLLMSALLLCIEGFQMLVSLDANDIIATTKHAVLIVTLLVQIFIYSYAGDMLESKSADLILGVYDSPWYTFDTSVVKNLAFVIFYGKIPRQVTAGKFVSMNFFTFKEIIKASASYISVLRVALYFGILVSILMEIRLNCGTVDETLDFFGLSASSVISLTKLILMKLHQKDLRRIVQSALKDWSTFVDGSSAKDIMLKYTNRGKLVCRIQMGLGLVIITTMILDALPASESSLSDNSTSKEEIVKRTPLKMMCLFGNMSTSTYWTVFVLQGVQLLDAVFVDCGHDVFFFGIAMHICSQFDALKIFCDELNVEDEENRIEKIKEFIERHSHVLDLAHRLGNTFNYILLVILMGNGIHICSAGIQMVVLSKQNDIVSLLKAILLFNILLGQLFLYSYAGDYLSSLSNNVCHLIYNCPWYEFSPSIVRNLKFIIMRTQIPFRLKAGRFYAMDIENFKNILKAFFSLLLFRDIISKTLYRVLESLSAKMDMEDVVWNTDATYALGTYKFITWTTGTWPLQDEGIFAMIRFTIAFILEFSLLASVLLEIRLNCGNTDKTLEFFGLTAGMTTGLTKLIFVKLHQEDLRKILLSAIKDWSSIAKDSSAKEIIWKYTHRGKMVCRVQMSLGLLIIASMIMDAVPTSDFSQQDNITSSEENLRQIPLRTTCLFGNMSTSTYWTVFVLQGVQLLNSIAVNMGNDVFFFAIAMHICGQLDALRIFCDDFKANDEKDRVLKIEKFVRRHSHLLELAQRLENTFANILLVNLMTDGLHTCLAGVQILAISNKIDIVPLTKVSSVIVIILAQLFLYSYAGDYLSSLFQDICQVIYNCPWYEFSPNNVRNLMFIIMRTHVPFHLTAGRFYTMDIENFKNIVKTSFSFFSLLRIVFSE is encoded by the exons ATGAGTACGATAGGCAGTCAATCGTTAGAGGTTTATCGACATTGCGTAGATCTCGATGACACCATGGACGCATTTTTAATGGATCTATCGTCACTCGTCAGTATCTCAAAGTTGTTGCTGACGAGACTGAATTATCGACATACTCGATCCTTGCTATCTTCTATCGTCGAAGATCTCTCCATTTTGGAAGATTCGAATCAAAGGGAAATCGTGATGAGATATACCACCAGAGGAAGAATCGTTTCAGCTGCTATACTTTATTTGGGTTACGCATCTGGCATGAGCTTTGTTTTCAGAACTCTACCGCTTCATTACGTTCTGCCgcaaaagatcgatcgaaatgagACGTACGATGTAAAAGTAACCAGTTATTTCTTGTCAACTTATTGCGTTTTCGACGATCAATCAGGATTTTGGCGTGCTGCgatccttcttcttcaaacTATACAGATTTTTGTTAATGCTACCTCTCACTGTGGAAACGACGGCTTCTTTTTCGGTATTGCGATGCATCTCTGCGGTCAGTTCGAAGTACTCAGGATGAATTTTGCCAATTTGGGGAGCGAGGAAAATCTTTCTTGTAAAAAGATAGACGCACTTGTACGTAGACACTGTCATTTGATTCGTCTTGCTGATAACCTGGAAGAGGCATTTAACATGATAATACTGATACAATTGTTGATGAGTGCTTTACTTCTCTGCATCGAGG GCTTTCAAATGTTGGTCTCGCTCGATGCAAACGACATCATTGCAACTACCAAACACGCTGTCCTAATCGTCACACTACTTGtccaaatatttatctattcttaCGCAGGTGACATGCTCGAATCGAAATCCGCCGATTTAATTCTCGGTGTTTACGATTCTCCGTGGTACACTTTCGACACGAGTGTCGTGAAAAATCTAGCCTTTGTCATTTTCTATGGTAAAATACCGCGCCAAGTGACAGCTGGCAAATTCGtttctatgaattttttcactttcaaagaaattatcaAAGCTTCGGCTTCTTATATTTCCGTATTGAGAGTAGCGCTATAC TTCGGTATACTCGTTTCTATTCTGATGGAAATTCGACTGAATTGTGGCACCGTCGACGAGACTCTGGATTTTTTTGGTTTGTCCGCGTCATCGGTGATCAGTCTAACCAAACTAATATTGATGAAGTTACATCAAAAGGATTTACGGAGGATCGTCCAGTCGGCACTGAAGGATTGGTCCACGTTCGTCGACGGATCTTCGGCAAAGGATATAATGTTGAAATATACAAATCGCGGCAAACTGGTATGCCGTATTCAGATGGGTCTCGGTCTGGTTATTATTACAACGATGATACTGGATGCTCTGCCAGCTTCGGAATCATCCCTTTCGGACAATAGCACGTCTAAGGAAGAGATCGTTAAACGAACGCCTCTTAAAATGATGTGCCTCTTCGGTAATATGTCAACGTCTACTTATTGGACAGTTTTCGTTTTACAGGGAGTTCAACTGTTGGATGCTGTATTCGTCGACTGTGGGCAcgacgttttcttcttcgggATTGCCATGCATATTTGCAGTCAATTCGATGCACTCAAGATATTTTGCGACGAATTAAACGTGGAAGACGAAGAGAATCGTATCGAGAAAATCAAAGAATTTATCGAGAGACATTCGCATGTCTTGGATCTTGCTCATCGACTCGGGAATACCttcaattatattcttttggtAATTTTAATGGGCAATGGGATACATATATGTTCAGCAG GGATACAAATGGTTGTGTTATCGAAACAAAACGACATAGTTTCTCTCCTTAAAGCAATTCTTTTGTTCAACATTCTTTTGGGACAACTTTTCCTTTACAGCTACGCTGGGGATTATCTGTCATCGTTGTCCAATAACGTCTGCCACTTAATTTACAATTGCCCCTGGTACGAATTCTCACCGAGTATTGTTCGGAATTTAAAGTTCATCATTATGAGAACGCAAATACCATTTCGTCTTAAAGCAGGAAGATTTTATGCTATGGacatagaaaatttcaaaaatatcctAAAAgcatttttttc tcttcttttattccgCGATATCATATCGAAAACATTGTATCGTGTTCTCGAAAGTCTATCAGCAAAAATGGATATGGAAGACGTTGTCTGGAATACTGACGCCACGTATGCTCTAGGaacgtataaatttataacttGGACTACTGGCACATGGCCTCTACAGGATGAAGGAATATTCGCGATGATTCGCTTCACTATTGCCTTCATCTTGGAG TTTAGCTTACTCGCTTCCGTTCTGTTGGAAATTCGGCTGAACTGCGGCAACACGGACAAGACGTTGGAGTTCTTTGGATTGACAGCAGGAATGACAACGGGcctaacaaaattaattttcgtcAAGTTACACCAAGAAGATTTACGGAAGATCCTTCTATCGGCAATTAAGGACTGGTCCTCGATCGCAAAAGATTCTTCGGCAAAGGAGATAATATGGAAATATACCCATCGGGGTAAGATGGTATGCCGCGTTCAAATGAGCTTGGGTCTGTTAATCATTGCATCAATGATAATGGATGCTGTGCCAACATCAGACTTCTCCCAGCAGGACAATATCACTTCGAGCGAAGAGAACCTTAGACAGATCCCACTCCGGACTACGTGTCTTTTCGGCAACATGTCAACGTCTACTTATTGGACAGTTTTCGTTTTACAGGGAGTCCAGTTATTGAATTCCATAGCTGTTAATATGGGAAACGATGTCTTCTTTTTTGCGATTGCCATGCATATTTGTGGTCAACTCGACGCACTCAGAATTTTTTGCGATGATTTCAAAGCGAACGACGAGAAGGACCGAGTTCTGaagattgaaaaatttgttcgtAGACACTCCCATCTTTTGGAACTTGCTCAACGACTCGAAAACACCTTCGCTAATATTCTTTTAGTGAATTTAATGACCGATGGATTGCACACTTGTTTAGCAG gAGTACAAATCCTTGCTATATCCAATAAAATCGACATTGTTCCTCTCACCAAAGTGAGCTCTGTGATCGTCATCATCTTGGCACAGctctttttatatagttatGCAGGTGATTACCTGTCATCGTTATTCCAGGATATTTGCCAAGTGATTTATAATTGTCCATGGTATGAATTCTCACCGAACAACGTTCGAAATTTgatgtttataattatgaGAACGCATGTACCATTTCATCTTACGGCGGGAAGATTCTATACCATGGACATTGAGAATTTCAAGAACATTGTGAAAacatccttttccttcttttctctcttacgaaTTGTATTTTCAGAGTGA
- the LOC127070627 gene encoding ADP-ribosylation factor-like protein 3 yields the protein MGLLSILRKLRSNPEKELRLLLLGLDNAGKTTILKSLASEDITQVTPTQGFNIKSVQSEGFKLNVWDIGGARKIRPYWRNYFENTDVLIYVVDSADITRLEETGQELSELLLEEKLSGVPLLVYANKQDLGQAVTAAEIAEGLGLYNIKDRDWQIQSCVATEGKGVKEGLEWACKNMKKK from the exons Atg ggTCTCTTATCTATTCTGAGAAAACTACGTTCGAATCCTGAGAAAGAATTACGCCTTTTACTTCTTGGTTTGGATAATGCTGGTAAAACAACGATTTTGAAATCTTTAGCTAGCGAAGATATTACGCAG gTTACGCCCACGCAAGGTTTCAACATCAAAAGTGTACAAAGCGAAGGATTTAAACTAAATGTTTGGGACATAGGAGGTGCAAGAAAGATTCGGCCTTATTggcgaaattatttcgaaaataccGACGTTCTC atCTACGTTGTAGACAGTGCCGATATCACAAGATTAGAAGAAACAGGACAGGAGCTTTCGGAGCTTCTGTTGGAGGAAAAGCTCTCTGGCGTTCCATTGTTGGTATACGCAAATAAACAGGATTTGGGTCAAGCTGTGACAGCTGCGGAAATTGCAGAGGGTCTTGGACTTTACAACATCAAAGATCGCGATTGGCAGATACAATCGTGCGTCGCAACCGAGGGAAAAGGTGTTAAG gAAGGCCTAGAGTGGGCGTgtaaaaacatgaaaaaaaaataa
- the LOC127070624 gene encoding uncharacterized protein LOC127070624, with protein MQLIRDNKFPREKFFEEMEVLFAATARKIVQGEEIPHWNLITFGDAEMKSEMEEEERKLSQEHDLSVLQNLKSKMQTPTEKRSKEEMKSTETLLDAIIRSTYDMYAGEVRYALVYTVFVEPIEIQVHNLPFSIRKPRPVRLAASNTGHLYLRLRKALQKVKGKDDKIVKSSILNVTLYKMDIYLKYNF; from the exons ATGCAGTTGATTCGag ATAACAAATTTCCACGCGAAAAATTCTTCGAGGAAATGGAAGTTTTATTCGCTGCCACAGCCAGGAAAATTGTTCAAGGCGAAGAGATTCCTCATTGGAATCTAATTACGTTTGGTGATGCAGAGATGAAATCGGaaatggaagaggaagagagaaaattatcgcAAGAACACGATTTATCGGTTCTACAGAATTTGAAATCG aaaaTGCAGACTCcgacagaaaaaagatcaaaggaagaaatgaaatcgaCAGAGACGCTTTTGGACGCGATTATTCGATCCACGTACGACAT GTACGCCGGCGAAGTACGCTACGCTCTCGTTTACACGGTATTTGTGGAACCAATTGAAATACAAGTCCACAATCTGCCTTTCAGTATTCGAAAACCTCGTCCAGTTAGGCTAGCAGCCTCCAACACTGGACATCTTTATTTACGACTTCGAAAGGCTTTGCAAAAAGTCAAAGGAAAGGATGACAAGATCGTTAAATCGAGTATATTAAATGTTACTTTATATAAGATGGATATATaccttaaatataatttttag